A genomic window from Methylorubrum extorquens includes:
- the trpE gene encoding anthranilate synthase component I has translation MTEPAHEAVARAYEAGRASLLGLTLVADLETPVAAFLKLKAVHAGPGFLLESVEGGAVRGRYSMIGLDPDLIWRCRDGRTEIARDAGLADFVADERAPLASLRALIAESAVGDDAESAALPPMAAGLFGYLGYDMVRAMERLPEPNPDPLGVPDAILMRPRVMVVFDAVADALTVVTPVRPTEGVSARAALEAAQARLDRVAEALEGPLPVEARADAASLALPSPVSNTEPDAFLGMVAKAKEYIVAGDIFQVVLSQRFEAPFTLPALALYRSLRRTNPAPFLCYLDFEAFQVVCSSPEILVRVREGKVTIRPIAGTRRRGATPAEDRALADELLADPKERSEHLMLLDLGRNDVGRVSKIGSVTVTDSFFLEYYSQVMHIVSNVEGDLDPKHDALSALAAGFPAGTVSGAPKVRAMEIIDELEREKRGPYGGCIGYFGARGEMDTCIVLRTAIVKDGRMHVQAGAGIVYDSDPASEQQECVNKAKALFRAAEDAVQFASRAKRGQ, from the coding sequence ATGACCGAGCCTGCGCACGAGGCAGTGGCGCGCGCCTACGAGGCGGGACGGGCGAGCCTGCTCGGCCTTACCCTGGTGGCCGATCTGGAAACGCCGGTCGCGGCCTTCCTCAAGCTGAAGGCGGTCCATGCCGGCCCCGGCTTCCTGCTCGAATCGGTCGAGGGCGGCGCGGTGCGCGGGCGCTACTCGATGATCGGGCTCGACCCCGACCTGATCTGGCGCTGCCGCGACGGGCGCACCGAGATCGCCCGCGACGCGGGCCTCGCGGATTTCGTGGCCGACGAGCGGGCACCGCTCGCCTCGTTGCGCGCCCTCATCGCCGAGAGTGCGGTGGGTGACGACGCCGAAAGCGCCGCACTGCCGCCGATGGCCGCCGGCCTGTTCGGCTATCTCGGCTACGACATGGTCCGCGCCATGGAGCGCCTGCCGGAGCCGAACCCCGATCCGCTCGGCGTACCCGACGCGATCCTGATGCGCCCGCGGGTGATGGTGGTGTTCGACGCGGTGGCCGATGCGCTCACCGTCGTCACCCCCGTGCGGCCAACCGAGGGCGTGAGCGCCCGCGCTGCGCTGGAAGCCGCGCAGGCCCGGCTCGACCGGGTGGCGGAAGCTCTCGAAGGCCCGTTGCCGGTCGAGGCCCGGGCGGATGCGGCAAGCCTAGCCCTGCCCTCCCCGGTCTCGAACACCGAGCCGGACGCGTTCCTCGGCATGGTGGCCAAGGCCAAGGAGTACATCGTCGCGGGCGACATCTTCCAAGTGGTGCTGTCGCAGCGCTTCGAGGCGCCCTTCACCCTGCCGGCCCTCGCGCTCTACCGCTCCTTGCGCCGCACCAACCCGGCGCCGTTCCTGTGCTACCTCGATTTCGAGGCGTTTCAGGTCGTCTGCTCCTCGCCTGAGATCCTCGTGCGGGTGCGCGAGGGCAAGGTGACGATCCGCCCGATCGCCGGCACGCGGCGGCGCGGCGCCACGCCCGCCGAGGACCGGGCGCTGGCCGACGAACTCCTGGCCGACCCGAAGGAGCGTTCCGAGCACCTGATGCTGCTCGACCTCGGCCGCAACGATGTCGGCCGCGTCTCGAAGATCGGCAGCGTCACCGTCACCGACTCGTTCTTCCTCGAATACTATTCCCAGGTCATGCACATCGTTTCGAACGTCGAGGGCGACCTCGACCCGAAGCACGACGCGCTCTCGGCGCTCGCCGCCGGGTTTCCGGCGGGCACCGTCTCGGGCGCGCCGAAGGTGCGGGCGATGGAGATCATCGACGAGTTGGAGCGCGAGAAGCGCGGACCTTATGGCGGCTGCATCGGCTATTTCGGCGCGCGCGGCGAGATGGATACCTGCATCGTCCTGCGCACGGCCATCGTGAAGGACGGCCGCATGCACGTGCAGGCCGGCGCCGGCATCGTTTACGATTCCGATCCCGCCTCCGAGCAGCAGGAATGCGTGAACAAGGCCAAGGCCTTGTTCCGGGCAGCCGAGGATGCGGTGCAGTTTGCGAGCCGGGCCAAGCGTGGGCAGTAG
- a CDS encoding peptidylprolyl isomerase, whose amino-acid sequence MLQSIRSASQHWLGKVVLSVIFTFLIAGVAIFGVEEFFRGGSTTAVATVGKTPISAEEVRTAYQNQLQRYQAQLKRTLTPDQARAMGLERQVLAQLITEAALDQKTTDLGLAVSDATVLRAIQDEPSFKNANGSFDRALFFQTLQRAGLNEGMFVREQRSVIARLQLADAIVAEMPVPQAIREAVHRYSTERRDAAVLTLAPSAAGEIPAPTDEQLNAYYDNNKGSFRAPEYRTLNLLVLDPSALAKPDEVSDEEARKVYEANQGRFGKAERRTIQQISFPDETAAAEARAKIESGATPFETVAAERGLDPKQLDLGTMTKAELFDPTVGNAAFAVEQGKVSEPVKGRFGTVLLRVTAIEPGTVKPFDEVKDEIRREIALKRVRDGGLDKVQDAIEDARASAKPLAEIAKDQGLTLLSIPAVDAQGNDPSGQPVAGIPDKETTLPAAFRADVGNDTEVLRTKAGGAIWYDVVKIDPSHEKPLAEVRDDVVKGWTAAEVEKRLVAKSKELSERLDKGEAIETVAQEAGVPLKTVSEIGRNQAKDDLSTEIVERIFTTPVGKAASAPAGEGRAVFKVTAATMPAFVPGTPSDGQLVASLRTAIADDVLAEFIAEVQKSAGVNVNQTALRRALGGEY is encoded by the coding sequence ATGCTCCAGTCCATTCGCAGTGCCAGCCAGCATTGGCTCGGCAAGGTCGTGCTGTCGGTGATCTTCACCTTCCTGATCGCGGGCGTCGCGATCTTCGGTGTGGAGGAGTTTTTCCGCGGCGGATCGACCACCGCCGTCGCCACCGTCGGCAAGACGCCGATTTCGGCCGAGGAGGTCCGCACGGCCTACCAGAACCAGCTTCAGCGCTACCAGGCGCAGCTCAAGCGGACGCTGACGCCGGACCAGGCGCGGGCGATGGGTCTGGAGCGGCAGGTGCTGGCGCAGCTCATCACCGAGGCGGCCCTCGACCAGAAGACCACGGATCTCGGGCTGGCGGTCTCCGATGCGACGGTGCTGCGGGCGATCCAGGACGAGCCGAGTTTCAAGAACGCCAATGGAAGCTTCGACCGGGCGCTGTTCTTCCAGACGCTGCAGCGGGCGGGCCTGAACGAGGGGATGTTCGTGCGCGAGCAGCGCTCGGTCATCGCCCGCCTGCAACTGGCGGACGCGATCGTGGCCGAGATGCCGGTGCCCCAGGCGATCCGCGAGGCGGTGCACCGCTACTCCACCGAGCGCCGCGACGCCGCCGTGCTGACGCTGGCGCCCTCCGCCGCGGGCGAGATCCCCGCCCCGACCGACGAACAGCTCAACGCCTACTACGACAACAACAAGGGCTCGTTCCGCGCCCCCGAATACCGCACCCTCAACCTGCTGGTGCTCGACCCCTCTGCCCTGGCCAAGCCGGATGAGGTGTCCGACGAGGAAGCGCGCAAGGTCTACGAGGCCAACCAGGGCCGGTTTGGCAAGGCGGAGCGCCGCACGATCCAGCAGATCAGCTTCCCCGACGAGACCGCTGCCGCGGAGGCGCGGGCCAAGATCGAGAGCGGCGCGACGCCGTTCGAGACCGTGGCCGCCGAGCGCGGCCTCGATCCGAAGCAGCTCGATCTCGGCACGATGACGAAGGCCGAGCTGTTCGATCCGACGGTGGGCAACGCTGCTTTCGCCGTGGAACAGGGCAAGGTGAGCGAGCCGGTGAAGGGCCGCTTCGGCACCGTGCTCCTGCGCGTCACGGCCATCGAGCCGGGCACGGTCAAGCCGTTCGACGAGGTCAAGGACGAGATCCGCAGGGAGATCGCGCTGAAGCGCGTGCGCGACGGCGGCCTCGACAAGGTGCAGGACGCCATCGAGGATGCCCGCGCCTCCGCCAAGCCGCTCGCCGAGATCGCCAAGGATCAGGGTCTGACGCTGCTGAGCATTCCCGCGGTCGATGCGCAGGGCAACGACCCGTCCGGCCAGCCGGTCGCCGGCATTCCGGACAAGGAGACCACGTTGCCGGCCGCCTTCCGTGCCGATGTCGGCAACGACACCGAGGTGCTGCGCACCAAGGCCGGTGGCGCGATCTGGTACGACGTCGTCAAGATCGATCCTTCGCACGAGAAGCCGCTGGCGGAGGTCCGCGACGATGTGGTGAAGGGCTGGACCGCGGCCGAGGTCGAGAAGCGCCTCGTCGCCAAATCGAAGGAGCTGAGCGAGCGCCTCGACAAGGGCGAGGCCATCGAGACCGTGGCGCAGGAAGCGGGCGTGCCGCTGAAGACGGTCTCCGAGATCGGCCGCAACCAAGCGAAGGACGACCTCTCGACCGAGATCGTCGAGCGCATCTTCACCACCCCGGTCGGCAAGGCGGCCTCGGCGCCCGCCGGCGAGGGACGCGCGGTGTTCAAGGTCACGGCGGCCACGATGCCGGCCTTCGTGCCGGGCACGCCGAGCGACGGGCAACTCGTGGCGTCGCTGCGCACGGCGATCGCCGACGACGTGCTGGCTGAGTTCATCGCCGAGGTGCAGAAGAGCGCGGGCGTCAACGTGAACCAGACCGCCCTGCGACGTGCGCTCGGCGGCGAGTACTGA
- the tpiA gene encoding triose-phosphate isomerase codes for MASEGRRPLVAGNWKMNGLLSSVPTVEAIRDGLSPALADKIDVLICPPATLISSCLAAVYGSAVAIGGQNLHARPSGAFTGSISAEMFADLGATYVIVGHSERRAYHYETDDGVHAKALGARRAGLRGIICVGETMEERQQGRALDIVRAQLAIGLPKGATGADTVIAYEPVWAIGSGRTPTAKEIAEVHASLREMLDKLVGEEAHKIRILYGGSVKPSNARELMAVENVDGALVGGASLVAEDFLGICRAYEG; via the coding sequence ATGGCAAGCGAGGGACGCCGTCCGCTGGTTGCCGGCAACTGGAAGATGAACGGTCTGCTCTCCTCGGTCCCGACCGTCGAGGCGATCCGTGACGGGCTTTCGCCGGCGCTCGCAGACAAGATCGACGTGCTGATCTGCCCGCCCGCGACGCTGATCTCCTCCTGCTTGGCGGCGGTCTACGGCTCCGCGGTCGCCATCGGCGGCCAGAACCTGCATGCCCGCCCGAGCGGCGCCTTCACAGGCTCGATCTCGGCGGAGATGTTCGCCGATCTCGGCGCCACCTACGTCATCGTCGGCCATTCCGAGCGGCGCGCCTACCATTACGAGACCGATGACGGCGTCCACGCCAAGGCGCTCGGCGCCCGCCGCGCGGGCCTGCGCGGCATCATCTGCGTCGGTGAGACCATGGAGGAGCGCCAGCAGGGCCGGGCGCTCGACATCGTGCGCGCGCAGCTCGCCATCGGCCTGCCGAAGGGCGCGACCGGCGCCGACACGGTGATCGCCTACGAGCCGGTCTGGGCGATCGGCTCGGGCCGCACGCCGACCGCCAAGGAGATCGCCGAGGTCCACGCGTCGCTGCGCGAGATGCTCGACAAGCTCGTCGGCGAGGAGGCGCACAAGATCCGCATCCTCTACGGCGGCTCGGTGAAGCCCTCGAACGCCCGCGAACTGATGGCGGTGGAGAACGTCGACGGCGCGCTGGTCGGCGGCGCCAGCCTCGTAGCGGAGGACTTTTTGGGAATCTGCCGAGCCTACGAGGGGTGA
- a CDS encoding Tsi3 family protein, producing the protein MSVPQPRSAAGRIGPRLFGARPLLSAAGTILVFLTTTASQGAAITAPGGCRPTLDIPKGFSAQARGDEIVLQPIGQQGRRSVFEIRLMPGQGSDAAPMPKRRPLGATIARYRVTREAGGSGGEETTLVAEVERSGGVVRLEATVQRDDGAEPDFEPAWSALATARCTATR; encoded by the coding sequence GTGAGCGTTCCCCAGCCGCGCAGCGCCGCGGGGCGCATCGGGCCGAGACTGTTCGGCGCCCGGCCGCTTCTGTCGGCCGCCGGAACGATCCTCGTTTTCCTCACAACCACGGCATCGCAGGGTGCGGCGATCACGGCCCCGGGCGGCTGTCGGCCGACCCTCGATATCCCCAAGGGTTTTTCGGCCCAGGCACGCGGCGACGAGATCGTCCTGCAACCGATCGGGCAGCAGGGCCGGCGCAGCGTGTTCGAGATCAGGCTGATGCCCGGACAAGGCAGTGACGCGGCTCCCATGCCGAAGCGCCGGCCGCTCGGTGCGACGATCGCCCGCTACCGGGTCACGCGCGAGGCCGGAGGATCCGGCGGCGAGGAGACGACGCTCGTCGCCGAGGTCGAGCGTTCGGGCGGTGTCGTGCGCCTCGAAGCGACGGTGCAGCGAGACGACGGGGCCGAGCCGGATTTCGAACCGGCATGGTCGGCGCTGGCGACCGCGCGCTGCACCGCGACCCGCTGA
- a CDS encoding cysteine hydrolase family protein has product MRRDRQALLVVDDQASFRVPGTIVAGIAALSRTLHTVATVERHDEAVTPFRAQLGWAPPADEEPLVPADRVFVKRGYLPPLALIDHFRALDIERVLVCGVQSETCCLAAGFMLFDAGLRPTLLPWLSVGSSLDRSGSLGAELWRHHFGSVLIGPEAM; this is encoded by the coding sequence ATGCGACGGGACCGGCAGGCCCTCCTCGTCGTCGATGACCAGGCGAGCTTTCGCGTGCCAGGCACGATCGTCGCGGGCATCGCCGCGCTAAGCCGGACGCTGCACACGGTCGCCACCGTCGAGCGGCACGACGAGGCGGTGACGCCGTTCAGGGCGCAACTCGGCTGGGCGCCGCCGGCGGACGAAGAGCCGCTGGTCCCGGCCGACCGGGTTTTCGTCAAGCGCGGCTACCTGCCGCCGCTCGCGCTGATCGATCATTTCAGGGCGCTCGACATCGAGCGCGTCCTCGTCTGCGGCGTGCAGTCGGAGACCTGCTGTCTCGCCGCCGGCTTCATGCTGTTCGATGCCGGGTTGCGCCCGACCCTGCTGCCGTGGCTCAGCGTCGGATCGTCCCTCGACCGCTCCGGCTCACTCGGAGCCGAGCTCTGGCGGCATCATTTCGGAAGCGTTCTGATCGGTCCCGAGGCGATGTAG
- the secG gene encoding preprotein translocase subunit SecG, translating to MQTVLIVVHLIIVLALIAVVLLQRSEGGLGLGGGGGGGVSGFMTGRGQANALTRATAILAALFFTTSIALAIMAHRTAAPRSILDEAGTPQGQTQTQKPVNADNLLDTLRSGAPAQPGQPASVPTDAPATPATPAPAPSTPPAAPTTPDAPQSR from the coding sequence ATGCAGACCGTCCTCATCGTCGTCCACCTCATCATCGTCCTGGCGCTCATCGCCGTGGTGCTGCTGCAGCGCTCGGAGGGCGGGCTCGGGCTCGGCGGCGGCGGGGGCGGCGGCGTCTCAGGCTTCATGACCGGCCGCGGTCAGGCGAACGCGCTCACGCGGGCGACCGCGATCCTGGCGGCACTCTTCTTCACCACCAGCATCGCGCTGGCGATCATGGCCCACCGCACCGCTGCGCCGCGCTCGATCCTCGACGAGGCCGGGACGCCGCAGGGCCAGACGCAGACCCAGAAGCCGGTGAACGCGGACAACCTGCTCGACACGCTTCGCAGCGGCGCTCCGGCTCAGCCCGGCCAGCCGGCCTCGGTGCCGACCGACGCGCCCGCCACGCCGGCGACGCCGGCTCCCGCCCCGAGCACGCCGCCGGCCGCACCGACGACGCCGGATGCGCCGCAATCGCGCTGA